The Daucus carota subsp. sativus chromosome 9, DH1 v3.0, whole genome shotgun sequence genome window below encodes:
- the LOC108201416 gene encoding F-box/kelch-repeat protein At3g23880, giving the protein MARRDYSSLPDEIQEQILLKLQCFKSILTCTSVCKSWHALIKSRRFITMHLSRPHSNTEYFLCTYLEPFSHSILCYNSQKLESYRDLIFPVRRVKVLGSCHGLICYTNLDDVFSQIYLWNPTIRKLKILPKSKYLSKWAAYGFLYDTISDDYKVAKISCTGVFRVEVYSLSSNSWDLIATSGPSYSKTFFDNVVHVNGTLYWLASDERNRWHSRRNWRIISLNMKDVMFRETLLWPLEESKSGVKFDILGAGSRVILLFSFFNSGTNHMGIHVYDENLNELHRYDSGSSYKEYLNPLGERNSGNEVLLQKLGTDAPIVVFDVGEFKFKEFCSSTKSIFRAIPFVETLVLLDDGDSRSLPNAR; this is encoded by the coding sequence ATGGCCAGACGTGATTATTCCTCCTTGCCTGATGAGATCCAAGAGCAGATTCTCCTGAAACTACAATGCTTTAAGTCTATTCTGACATGCACTTCTGTCTGCAAATCATGGCATGCTTTAATAAAATCACGCCGCTTCATCACCATGCACCTCTCTCGTCCACATAGTAATACAGAGTATTTTCTCTGCACTTATCTTGAACCATTTTCTCATTCGATTTTATGTTATAATAGCCAAAAACTCGAAAGCTATCGTGACTTGATTTTTCCTGTGAGAAGGGTTAAAGTGCTTGGGAGCTGCCATGGGCTAATTTGCTATACCAACTTAGATGATGTTTTTAGTCAAATTTATCTATGGAATCCTACTATTCGGAAATTGAAAATTCTTCCAAAATCCAAATATTTATCAAAGTGGGCTGCTTATGGATTTTTGTACGACACGATTTCTGATGATTATAAGGTTGCAAAGATCTCTTGCACAGGGGTATTTAGGGTTGAGGTGTATAGTTTAAGCAGCAATTCATGGGATCTGATCGCTACTAGTGGTCCTTCATATTCCAAGACTTTCTTTGATAATGTTGTACATGTTAATGGTACTTTGTATTGGTTGGCATCGGATGAAAGAAATCGATGGCACTCAAGGAGAAATTGGAGGATTATTTCTTTAAATATGAAAGATGTAATGTTTCGAGAGACTCTACTTTGGCCTCTAGAGGAAAGCAAATCAGGTGTCAAGTTTGATATATTGGGGGCAGGCAGTCGTGTcattcttttgttttctttctttaaCTCGGGAACAAACCATATGGGCATACATGTGTATGATGAAAATTTGAATGAACTACATAGGTATGATTCTGGAAGTAGTTACAAAGAATATCTTAATCCACTGGGTGAGAGAAACAGCGGCAATGAAGTTCTGCTTCAGAAGCTTGGGACTGATGCACCAATTGTGGTTTTTGATGTAGGGGAATTCAAATTCAAGGAGTTTTGTTCCTCAACCAAATCTATTTTCCGGGCAATACCTTTTGTGGAGACCCTGGTTCTACTTGACGACGGAGACTCTAGATCACTTCCAAATGCTCGATAA
- the LOC108201415 gene encoding F-box/kelch-repeat protein At3g23880: MARRLFRRRMPRHQPPQYSSPDYSSLPGEIQEQILLKLQCFKSILTCTSVCKSWHALIKSRGFIAMHLSRPQSNAEYFLCSYFELFSHSILCYNSLRLESYRDLIFPVRWVKVLGSCHGLICYTNLDDVFSQIYLWNPTIRKLKILPKSKYFSKWAAYGFWYDTISDDYKVAKIPCTGVFGVEVYSLSGNSWDLIATSGPSYSKTYFDKVLHVNGTLYWLASDEKYWWDSRKNWRIISLNMKNLMFRDTLLWPVEKSRSGVKFDMLGAGSRVILLFSFINNSGTDQMGIHVYDENLKELYRYESGSSEKEFLRPLGVRNSGNEVLLQKLGTDAPIVVFDVGELKFKEFCSSTKTIVRAIPFVETLVLLGNGDSRSLPNAR; encoded by the coding sequence ATGGCTAGACGGCTATTCCGGCGACGCATGCCTAGACATCAGCCGCCTCAATATTCCTCGCCTGATTATTCCTCCTTGCCTGGTGAAATCCAAGAGCAGATTCTCTTGAAACTACAATGCTTCAAGTCTATTCTGACATGCACTTCGGTCTGCAAATCATGGCATGCTTTGATAAAATCACGCGGCTTCATTGCCATGCACCTCTCTCGTCCACAGAGTAATGCAGAGTATTTTCTCTGCTCTTATTTTGAACTATTCTCTCATTCGATTTTATGTTATAATAGCCTAAGACTCGAAAGCTATCGTGACTTGATTTTTCCTGTGAGATGGGTTAAAGTGCTTGGGAGCTGCCATGGGCTAATTTGCTATACCAACTTAGATGATGTTTTTAGCCAAATTTATTTATGGAATCCTACTATTCGGAAATTGAAAATTCTTCcgaaatccaaatatttttcaaaGTGGGCTGCTTATGGATTTTGGTACGACACGATTTCTGATGATTATAAGGTTGCAAAGATTCCTTGTACAGGGGTATTTGGAGTTGAGGTGTATAGTTTAAGCGGCAATTCATGGGATCTGATCGCTACTAGTGGTCCTTCATATTCCAAGACTTACTTTGATAAAGTTTTACATGTTAATGGTACTTTGTATTGGCTGGcatcggatgaaaaatattggTGGGACTCAAGGAAAAATTGGAGGATTATTTccttaaatatgaaaaatttaatgtttCGGGATACTCTACTTTGGCCTGTAGAGAAAAGCAGATCAGGTGTCAAGTTTGATATGTTGGGGGCAGGCAGTCGTGTcattcttttgttttctttcatTAATAACTCGGGAACAGACCAAATGGGCATACATGTGTATGACGAAAATTTGAAGGAACTATATAGGTATGAATCTGGAAGTAGTGAGAAAGAATTTCTTCGTCCACTGGGTGTGAGAAACAGCGGCAATGAAGTTCTGCTTCAGAAGCTTGGGACTGATGCACCAATTGTGGTTTTTGATGTAGGGGAACTAAAATTCAAGGAGTTTTGTTCCTCCACCAAAACTATTGTCCGGGCAATACCTTTTGTTGAGACCCTGGTTCTACTTGGCAATGGAGATTCTAGATCACTTCCAAATGCTCGATAA